TTACATCCCTCATAGTTCAGATAAAACCTTGACTTTGGCTATGCTGTTGACCCTGCAGCCTATGGTTTACATCCCTCATAGTTCAGATAAAACTATCAAAGCCGCTTCGTTTGTTACAGACACAATTAAAGTTTACATCCCTCATAGTTCAGATAAAACACCGCAAAATCCCTCCCAGTTGCCATATCGCAAAGCTTGTTTACATCCCTCATAGTTCAGATAAAACAAGTATGGCGACGTTTAGACAGATTTATATTTCGTATGTTTACATCCCTCATAGTTCAGATAAAACCTAATAAAAGCTTTTTAAATGAGGTGTAATAGAGAAGTTTACATCCCTCATAGTTCAGATAAAACATCGTATCAGCTATTATAAGAAACACAAAACAGCAAGTTTACATCCCTCATAGTTCAGATAAAACTTCGGGGCTGCGGCGCAAGGTTGCAGCGTTCCCAGCGTTTACATCCCTCATAGTTCAGATAAAACTGAGGATGAGCGGAATTCAATTCCGGTCACCGATTCTTGTTTACATCCCTCATAGTTCAGATAAAACCAGCGCACAGCAACCCAGCTGGCGTGGGCGGGGCGGCGTTTACATCCCTCATAGTTCAGATAAAACGCGATAGTATGTAGCAGTTTCAATTTCAAGTTCATCGTTTACATCCCTCATAGTTCAGATAAAACAAGAAACTGGGTTAAGGCGTTTTAAAGAAACACTTTTTTGTTTACATCCCTCATAGTTCAGATAAAACTATCACTACTAAAATTTCGCTTTTTAAAGTTTTGAAAGGGTTTACATCCCTCATAGTTCAGATAAAACCAGCCAAATTTATCGCAAATGCAGATTTGCCCATCGCGTTTACATCCCTCATAGTTCAGATAAAACAAAACAATTTAAAACAGGTTGCAAAACTATTCTATCGTTTACATCCCTCATAGTTCAGATAAAACCTATTTAGTTCTGCCACGTTGCTTATCTTAGCCAAAGTGTTTACATCCCTCATAGTTCAGATAAAACAGACTCATTAACACGTTTAGCAATAATTTATGAAAAACAGTTTACATCCCTCATAGTTCAGATAAAACACAGCTTTTGGAGAAAAACCCAAAGTTACAGATATTCGTTTACATCCCTCATAGTTCAGATAAAACTTAAAAAGTAGATAAGCCCCTACAACACCTAAAACAACGTTTACATCCCTCATAGTTCAGATAAAACAAGGAGGGATTAGTGATGATATTTGTTATAACTAAAGAGTTTACATCCCTCATAGTTCAGATAAAACGCAACAGCAAATTAACGAGCTGTTAACAAAAGATTAGTTTACATCCCTCATAGTTCAGATAAAACTAGCTCGTTTTTTTAACGTAACAGTTGACTATTTAATGTTTACATCCCTCATAGTTCAGATAAAACTTCCTCAAATTCTCAAGCAATCTTGCAGACCAAATCTGGTTTACATCCCTCATAGTTCAGATAAAACAGCAGGCAAATTCAAGATGGCAGAAGAAGTAAGGAAGTCGTTTACATCCCTCATAGTTCAGATAAAACTAGCTAAACAATGCTAATATTGTTAAACCACCAGCGTAGTTTACATCCCTCATAGTTCAGATAAAACGAGTAAATGCACAGGACATGTTGCAATTAACGTCTGCGTTTACATCCCTCATAGTTCAGATAAAACAAAAAATCAATAGTCCACAAATTGTGAACAAATTGTTAGTTTACATCCCTCATAGTTCAGATAAAACAACTGTAGATAGAAAATTTTTAACCAAGCAAGCGTTGTTTACATCCCTCATAGTTCAGATAAAACGCAGATAGTCGCTGATGTAGGGAAAAAGATTGATATAGTTTACATCCCTCATAGTTCAGATAAAACTTTCATCCCAAATTTGAGAGTTGTATCTGTTTTTCTTGTTTACATCCCTCATAGTTCAGATAAAACTTTAAAAAATTTGATGAAGCTTTGCAAAGACTTAAAAGTTTACATCCCTCATAGTTCAGATAAAACCCTCTTTTTAAAAGTTGGCGGAAGAAATTGATGTTGCTTTCATTATAGTTTATTTCATAAGTCTCTTCAAGAGGGGTATTTTGCAGCAAGGTGGGAGTTAAGGTTTTAGGATATTTTGAAAAATAGGCTCTATCCCTTGAGAGAAAAGTCTTTTTTAGGCTGAGCTTAAATTTATAGGTTTGCTGCAAAAAGGATAAAACTGGTTATGAAGCCTTTTAAACCTTTGACCATCCCTCACAATGCAAGCAGCTTATTTTTCCTTCAACACTCCATTCTAAAATTTCTTAATTTATTTAGGTTGTTGAATAAAAAATATTACCAACAATACATAAAATAAACAAAAGTTATTGATTCCATTCATAAGCGAAAGAAAACTTCTTACCTTCTAACTTTCTAAGAAGTTGCTCAAATAGAAAAGTAATTAGTATCCAATCAATATACCTTTTATAATTTCTAAATCCCTTGAGCCTCACATTCTCAAGATTATATTCACCTTTTAATTTGCTAAATAGTCTTTCAATCTTTGTTCTCTGCTTGTATAGCTTTTTACCCTCTTCAGTTTCTAAAAATCTTATGTTCTTGCTTCTAAAAACATTCTTAACATTGTTTTTATCTTTCATGTTTCTTTTGTTTATCCCAGCAACAAATTTAACTTTAAGCTCATTTGCTATATTAAACCATCTGCTACAATCGTATCCCGCATCTGCTAATACAATCTCACAGCCAAAGCCCCATGCCCTATACAAAAGCTCTTCTTGTCTTGAGTCATGTTCATTTGCCCCTGTTAAAATCCAGAAAAGTGGTATTACTTCTTCTTTACCTGTACACAAAAGATGTAATTTGTATCCCCTGAAAAATCCTATTGTAATATGTATACCTATTTTTGCTTCTGAATCATTTTTGGCACTTCTCAGCGGCGTAGAGTCTACTATCGCTATACTCATATCAGGTTCTATCTTAGCTATTAATATGTCTTTTATATCTTGCATGTATTCTTTTTCTATTTTTCTTGACAACTTTGCAAAATATGAATAGTCCGGACTTTCTTCTATACCTACTACTTGCTTAAACTCTGTGTCTTGATTTATTCGATATTCTAATTCTCTGAAACTCTTTATCCCCTTTTTAACTTTATAAACCAAACAAGCTATTATCTGAAACAGATTAAATTTCCTCGGTCGTCCCCTTCTATTTTGCTTTATCTTCCTCGATAAAACTTCAGTAACCTTTTTTATTACAAAAAGCAGCTTTAAAAATTTCTTATTTTGTGCTTTAATATTCTTAGTCATCTTTTTCCCCCTTGTGTTTTGTTGTGGTTTTCTCTTAAATTAAAATTATAACACAAGGGGGCTTTTTTCTTTTGTTACTATGTTTACTCTATATGGTTATTTCTTTTATTCAACAACCTCTAATTTATTATAAACAAAAATTAAAGTTTTACTTTACAAAAACCTCTAAAAAGACTATCCCAACAAAAGCACCAGCATGCAAAGTATAAAGCTATGTCTTGACAAAAGCTCCTCAAAAGTCTATCTTCATTCTTAAGCCAAAACATTCAAAAAAGTCCGGTGAGGTGAACTTTGATTAAATTAAGTTGGTAGTCAACAGTTGGGGATAACGATGAAAAATGGTATAATTTTAATCAGAAAGTGATGAATGCGAAAAATGAGCAAAAAGGTTAAGAGATGCCAGGATATTAGAAAATAGAGGTGCTGGCAAAAATGAGAACCATTCAAGCTAAGCTGGTATTTGATAGAAATGAAGACAAGAGGAAAGTATTGGACCTTATGAGAAGATGGTCAGCCTGCATGAGATATGCGTATAACAGACTTTTGGAAGGGCATGAGAAAAATGAACTCAAAAAGCAACTGCAAAAGATTTTTAACTTGAACGCGAGATATGTGTCGGATGCAGTGATGAAAGCAGAGAGTCTTATAAAATCCTGTAAAGAGAGAGAGGAAAATCCGAAGAAAGTCATATTTGGTGGCAGAGAGCTGTTTGAAAAATTCCAAAGACGCCATATAAACGGGGAAGCATATAAAAAGCTAAAACTGGAATGGTATGAAAGAAGAAAAGGCAATCTTTACTCAAGAGGAGAGAGAAGCAAGAAAGGAAACCTTAGTACAAGAATTGAGATAGATGGAGATTCTACATTGCTCAGAATCAATGTAGGGAAGAAACAGTATGTATATGCGAGGGTACAAGGCGGGTGGAAAATAAAGAATAAGACGTACCATAGACAGGAACCAACTTTTGCAAGCAATAAGCACCTCAGGTGAACCCTACTCTGTAGAGCTGAAACTCAAAAACGGTGCAGTATATGCCTATTTTACCGTTAAAGAGGAATTTCCAGGGCCTGAGATAACGAGAGCAAATGGAGTTATAGGGATAGACAAGAACGCATATCCCAGGTACGTGGCATGGGTAGAGACAGACAAGAACGGACAGTTTTTGGAATATGGTAAGATACCAATGCCAGAACTTGAGAGCGGAAGCTTTGACAAGAAGGAGTTTTACAGGTGGCAGTACGCCCACATGTTAGTACAGATGGCAAAGAAGAAGCAAAAAGCAATAGTTATTGAGAACCTTAACATACAGGACAGGGGCAGAAGAGGAGATTTTTCAGGTAGAAAGTCGAGGCGGATAAGACACTACTTTGGGAGCAGAGCACTTTTGGAGAAGGTAAAACTTTGGGCAAAGCGTGAAGGGATAGAGGTTATAGAAGTGGACCCAGCGTACACTTCAGTGATAGGGATGTTGAAGTATGCCCCGCAGTATATGGTAAGCAAGGATATAGCAGCAGCCTATGTAATAGCAAGAAGAGGACTTGGGTTCAAAGAGAGGATACCAGCTAACTACATGAAACTTCTTAGTAGACTTGATATTAGCAGTTTAGAAGGACTAAAAGAGTATGTGAACAGAGAAGTAGAGAATGTACACTTGAGGAAAAAACAGCTTAAGGAGATTGAATATGTAATGCGTATGATACAAAGCTCTGGGAGTGAGTCAGGGAGGGCATCAGAACCTCTGGATGGAACAAGTTCTGGTGCCTGCGGCGATGACCGCAATCTCTGGCGAGTTCTCAGGGTAGCGGTGGTAACGCCACTCTCCCCTGACAGGGTACTGCGTGATATGTCTGTCCTGAAATCGATATTGGTTTCAGGGCAAGTGGGGAAGACCTGTAAGGGCGCGAGTTCCTGCCACTTAAAGGCAGGGGCTACTGTGCAGTTTTGCACAGTTTGGTTAACCTGGTGTTACAGCATTTAACCAGCTCATGCAGTATTTGAACTATGCTGAGATGTTAATAGTATCGTCTAACTATTGGAATGTTATTCATGGAAGGCTGCCTGGCGAAGTTCTGCAGGATGAAGAAGGAGTTCAGATAATGAGAGTACTTGGAAAGAACATGGCTTGGCTTTTGAAGCTTGTTGAAAATGGGAAAGGTAATGTAAAAGAGCCTGAAAAAGAATCAAAGATATTTACTAACTTTGTTAGATAAACTTAAAACTTACATAGCTTAAAAAATAAAGTGTTAATCCTGTATGCCAATATTTAGGAATTTTTTTGTTTTATTTACCACTATATTGTATAGTTTTAGTTGATCAGAATTTGGTGTTAGGCAAGCGTTTAATATTAGTTTAATACAATTTAGTTTTTCTTAGTACAGCTCAGGTGTTTTTAATCCTCCCTTAAACAATAATTATTTTCCTGGTGCCAAATTATAAAAGTGTATATCAGTTTAGAATAGTTAAAATATGTTAAAAATGGTATATAAAAGTAGTGACTATTGGGTTGATTATTATCTTTACTATAAAATCAACATAGCAGTAATCAGTAAAATAAAAACATTGACAGAAAGCATTCAAACATTTGAACTTTGAACGTGGAGGTGTATCATACACTTTTGGGAAATTGAAATGTTCCAGTCGCCCCACACCCAGGTTTTCTTTTCTTATAAATTTTTAACCCACCAATTGGAGACTAAACAAAAAAGAGGCTGCCTTCTTGTCTTTTTGTGGGCAGCCTCTTTTTTAGTTTTTTATCTCAAATACCTAAGAGGATTTTGAGGAACACCATTTTTTCTCACCTCAAAGTGAAGGTGCGGACCTGTGCTGCGTCCAGTTGAACCACTCTTTGCAATCAGCTGACCTTTTGCAACTTTCTGCCCTGGTGATACTAAAATCCTGCTAAGATGCCCATAATAGGTCTGATACCCATTTTTGTGATTTATAATTACAAGTTTTCCATATCCGCCCGACCATCCTGTAAATTCTACAACTCCACCGTCTGCTGCATACACATTTGAACCCCATGGCATAGCAAGGTCAATTCCTTCGTGAAACTCTCTCCCCCTGTAGCCAAACCTTGATGTCAAAGTCCCCCAAGCAGGGAACGAAAACCTTCCTGTTGCAACGTACGCAGGTGGTTTTTTAGTCCCCACAACAACTATTCTTTCAACAGGCTTTTGAATAAGCTGCTGTGAAATAATCTGCCTGTCATATTCAAGCCCATTCATATAGACAATCTTTGCACGAATCTTTGCTCTGCCATCTTTACCTTCTTGTTTGACAATTGTCTGGGTGGTATAGTAGTTTTCTGATTTTATAACCTTTACTTCTTTGGGAAGCACATCCTCATATTCAACCTCTTTTTCCAGCATAACGTTTATTAGCGGGGCTGCTTTTGTAAGTTTTATTTTTTGCCCAGGCATAATTTTCTCTGAAAGTCCTGGGTTTGACGCAAATATATCATCCACTGCAAGATTATATTTTCTTGACAGATCCCAAAGAGTATCTCCTTCCTTGACTGTATATTCTATTACCTGGTCTTTTCCAAACATAATCTTTGTTAAGGCAGTGTTTTCATCAGCTACTTTAATAGCTGGTGAGACATAAACTGGTTTTATCTCTACCTTCTCTAAGAATTTTGCCTGCGATGCCTTGTCATTATAGTAGACCTTTTTTAGCTTGTTAAGAATGTTATTTGGAGTTTGTGGATTTTCAAATACAAAATATGGTTTTGAATTAACAAAAATAGCATACCTTTTTACAAGGACCTTTCCCTTTTCTATGATAGTATTTTTCAGCTCATCAACCCTTGTCTCACGATATTGACCAGGCTCAATGCTCCTTAGTTGAAGCTTACTTTGTAAAATGAAACTGTCTGTATTGTGTCTTTCCTCTACTTCTTTTTTAATCTGGGCAAGAAGGTTTTGTGCTTCAGTCTTGTCCTTTACATA
This Caldicellulosiruptor changbaiensis DNA region includes the following protein-coding sequences:
- a CDS encoding transposase: MTKNIKAQNKKFLKLLFVIKKVTEVLSRKIKQNRRGRPRKFNLFQIIACLVYKVKKGIKSFRELEYRINQDTEFKQVVGIEESPDYSYFAKLSRKIEKEYMQDIKDILIAKIEPDMSIAIVDSTPLRSAKNDSEAKIGIHITIGFFRGYKLHLLCTGKEEVIPLFWILTGANEHDSRQEELLYRAWGFGCEIVLADAGYDCSRWFNIANELKVKFVAGINKRNMKDKNNVKNVFRSKNIRFLETEEGKKLYKQRTKIERLFSKLKGEYNLENVRLKGFRNYKRYIDWILITFLFEQLLRKLEGKKFSFAYEWNQ
- a CDS encoding peptidoglycan DD-metalloendopeptidase family protein, which gives rise to MAKHTPKGKSAATAAVPDKEKARFVPKNIQAEIKEKIKDTGEKVAKAEGKDKALLQLKLESNKKVDKKKFKKDRSAERNKTSSNRFLSLDKIKSLYSKEIHNKLSHIFEDAVSEVYRILMGLKYIKKAPNYTEIVLKAKIFSTLILMIVILFLINKMPSTYKKAYAVVLNNQIVGYVKDKTEAQNLLAQIKKEVEERHNTDSFILQSKLQLRSIEPGQYRETRVDELKNTIIEKGKVLVKRYAIFVNSKPYFVFENPQTPNNILNKLKKVYYNDKASQAKFLEKVEIKPVYVSPAIKVADENTALTKIMFGKDQVIEYTVKEGDTLWDLSRKYNLAVDDIFASNPGLSEKIMPGQKIKLTKAAPLINVMLEKEVEYEDVLPKEVKVIKSENYYTTQTIVKQEGKDGRAKIRAKIVYMNGLEYDRQIISQQLIQKPVERIVVVGTKKPPAYVATGRFSFPAWGTLTSRFGYRGREFHEGIDLAMPWGSNVYAADGGVVEFTGWSGGYGKLVIINHKNGYQTYYGHLSRILVSPGQKVAKGQLIAKSGSTGRSTGPHLHFEVRKNGVPQNPLRYLR